A part of Vibrio sp. B1FLJ16 genomic DNA contains:
- the rplA gene encoding 50S ribosomal protein L1 yields the protein MAKLTKRMRVIREKVDVTKEYDINEAVALLQELATAKFVESVDVAVNLGIDARKSDQNVRGATVLPHGTGREIRVAVFTQGANAEAAKEAGADIVGMEDLAEQVKKGEMNFDVVVASPDAMRVVGQLGTILGPRGLMPNPKVGTVTPNVAEAVKNAKAGQVRYRNDKNGIIHTTIGKANFSAEQIKENLESLLIALKKAKPSSAKGTFLKKVSISTTMGAGVAVDQASLNTQA from the coding sequence ATGGCAAAACTAACTAAGCGCATGCGCGTAATCCGCGAAAAAGTTGACGTAACTAAAGAATACGACATCAACGAAGCTGTTGCTCTTCTTCAAGAACTAGCTACTGCTAAATTCGTTGAGTCTGTAGATGTTGCAGTTAACCTAGGCATCGATGCTCGTAAATCTGACCAGAACGTACGTGGTGCAACTGTGCTACCTCACGGTACTGGCCGTGAAATCCGCGTTGCAGTGTTCACTCAAGGTGCAAACGCTGAAGCAGCTAAAGAAGCTGGCGCAGACATCGTTGGTATGGAAGATCTTGCTGAGCAAGTGAAGAAAGGCGAAATGAACTTTGACGTAGTTGTTGCTTCTCCAGATGCAATGCGCGTTGTAGGTCAGCTAGGTACTATCCTAGGTCCTCGCGGTCTAATGCCAAACCCTAAAGTTGGTACTGTAACTCCTAACGTTGCTGAAGCTGTTAAGAACGCTAAAGCTGGTCAGGTTCGTTACCGTAACGACAAAAACGGCATCATCCACACTACTATCGGTAAAGCTAACTTCTCTGCAGAGCAGATCAAAGAGAACCTAGAGTCTCTTCTAATCGCTCTTAAGAAAGCTAAGCCATCTTCAGCGAAAGGTACTTTCCTGAAGAAAGTAAGCATCTCTACTACTATGGGTGCTGGTGTTGCTGTTGATCAGGCTAGCCTGAACACTCAAGCATAA
- the rplK gene encoding 50S ribosomal protein L11, translating to MAKKVEAYIKLQVAAGMANPSPPVGPALGQHGVNIMEFCKAFNAKTESIEKGLPTPVVITVYNDRSFTFVTKTPPAAVLLKKAAGVKSGSGRPNTEKVGTVTDAQIQEIAETKAADMTGADIEAMKRSIAGTARSMGLVVEG from the coding sequence ATGGCTAAGAAAGTTGAAGCTTACATCAAGCTACAAGTTGCTGCTGGTATGGCTAACCCTAGTCCACCAGTAGGTCCTGCACTAGGTCAACACGGTGTTAACATCATGGAATTCTGTAAAGCGTTCAACGCGAAAACAGAATCTATCGAGAAAGGTCTACCTACTCCAGTTGTTATCACTGTTTACAACGACCGTTCTTTCACGTTCGTAACTAAGACTCCACCTGCTGCTGTTCTACTTAAGAAAGCTGCTGGCGTTAAGTCTGGTTCAGGTCGTCCAAACACTGAAAAAGTTGGTACGGTAACTGACGCTCAAATCCAAGAAATCGCAGAAACTAAAGCTGCTGATATGACTGGTGCTGATATCGAAGCGATGAAGCGTTCTATTGCGGGTACTGCTCGTTCAATGGGCCTAGTGGTAGAGGGTTAA
- the nusG gene encoding transcription termination/antitermination protein NusG translates to MSEAPKKRWYVVQAFSGFEGRVAQSLREHIKMHGMEELFGEVLVPTEEVVEMRAGQRRKSERKFFPGYVLVQMIMNDESWHLVRSVPRVMGFIGGTSDRPAPITDKEADAILNRLEKASEAPRPRTMYEAGEVVRVNEGPFADFNGTVEEVDYEKSRLKVSVSIFGRATPVELEFGQVEKLD, encoded by the coding sequence ATGAGTGAAGCTCCAAAAAAACGCTGGTATGTGGTTCAAGCCTTCTCTGGATTTGAAGGTCGTGTAGCTCAATCACTGCGCGAGCATATCAAAATGCACGGCATGGAAGAGCTATTCGGTGAAGTACTGGTTCCTACTGAAGAAGTAGTAGAAATGCGCGCGGGTCAGCGCCGCAAATCTGAGCGTAAGTTCTTCCCAGGTTACGTCCTTGTTCAGATGATCATGAACGATGAATCATGGCACTTAGTACGTAGTGTGCCGCGTGTCATGGGCTTCATTGGTGGTACCTCAGACCGTCCAGCACCTATCACAGATAAAGAAGCTGATGCGATTCTCAATCGTCTTGAGAAAGCGAGTGAAGCTCCTCGTCCGCGTACTATGTACGAAGCGGGTGAAGTAGTACGTGTTAATGAAGGTCCATTTGCTGACTTCAACGGTACTGTTGAAGAAGTGGATTACGAGAAGAGCCGCCTGAAAGTGTCTGTATCGATCTTTGGTCGTGCGACACCAGTTGAGCTTGAATTTGGTCAGGTTGAAAAACTCGACTAA
- the secE gene encoding preprotein translocase subunit SecE, whose protein sequence is MKANNAETPDSSNAADTFKWIVAFVLAAAAVVGNYLYGEMSVVVRAAGAVVLIAAALGVAATTTKGKAAISFAKESRMEVRKVVWPTRQETMQTTLIVLAVSIVMALVLWGIDGIMVRLVALATGV, encoded by the coding sequence ATGAAAGCAAATAATGCTGAAACTCCTGATAGCTCAAATGCAGCAGATACGTTTAAGTGGATCGTCGCTTTCGTATTGGCCGCTGCCGCTGTTGTGGGTAATTACCTGTATGGTGAAATGTCTGTAGTGGTTCGCGCTGCAGGCGCTGTTGTTCTGATTGCAGCTGCTCTTGGCGTTGCAGCAACAACGACTAAAGGTAAAGCAGCGATCAGTTTTGCAAAAGAATCGCGTATGGAAGTACGTAAAGTTGTTTGGCCTACTCGCCAAGAAACCATGCAAACAACACTGATCGTTTTAGCTGTAAGTATTGTAATGGCTCTAGTGCTATGGGGTATTGACGGAATTATGGTTCGTCTGGTAGCTCTAGCGACTGGGGTATAG
- the tuf gene encoding elongation factor Tu, which translates to MSKEKFERVKPHVNVGTIGHVDHGKTTLTAAICTTLAKVYGGAARDFASIDNAPEERERGITIATSHVEYDTPSRHYAHVDCPGHADYVKNMITGAAQMDGGILVVAATDGPMPQTREHILLGRQVGIPYIIVFMNKCDMVDDEELLELVEMEVRELLSEYDFPGDDLPVIQGSALGALNGEEQWEAKIVELAEALDSYIPEPERAIDLPFLMPIEDVFSIQGRGTVVTGRIERGILNVGDEVAIVGIKDTTTTTCTGVEMFRKLLDEGRAGENVGALLRGTKRDEVERGQVLAKPGSITPHTKFESEVYVLSKDEGGRHTPFFKGYRPQFYFRTTDVTGDITLPDGVEMVMPGDNVQMTVELIAPIAMDEGLRFAIREGGRTVGAGVVAKIFD; encoded by the coding sequence ATGTCTAAAGAAAAATTTGAACGTGTAAAACCGCACGTAAACGTTGGTACTATCGGCCACGTTGACCACGGTAAAACAACTCTAACTGCTGCTATCTGTACTACTCTTGCAAAAGTATACGGCGGTGCTGCTCGTGACTTCGCATCTATCGATAACGCTCCAGAAGAGCGTGAGCGTGGTATCACAATCGCAACGTCTCACGTAGAGTACGACACTCCAAGCCGTCACTACGCACACGTTGACTGTCCAGGACACGCGGACTACGTTAAAAACATGATCACTGGTGCTGCTCAGATGGACGGTGGTATCCTAGTTGTTGCTGCGACAGATGGCCCAATGCCACAAACTCGTGAGCACATCCTACTAGGCCGTCAGGTTGGTATCCCATACATCATCGTATTCATGAACAAATGTGACATGGTTGACGATGAAGAGCTACTAGAACTAGTAGAAATGGAAGTTCGTGAACTTCTTTCTGAATACGACTTCCCAGGTGATGACCTACCAGTTATCCAAGGTTCTGCACTAGGCGCACTAAACGGCGAAGAGCAGTGGGAAGCAAAAATCGTTGAACTAGCTGAAGCGCTAGATTCATACATCCCAGAGCCAGAGCGTGCAATCGATCTACCGTTCCTAATGCCTATCGAAGACGTATTCTCGATCCAAGGCCGTGGTACAGTAGTAACTGGCCGTATCGAACGTGGTATCCTGAACGTAGGTGACGAAGTTGCTATCGTAGGTATCAAAGACACTACTACTACTACATGTACTGGTGTTGAAATGTTCCGTAAGCTTCTAGACGAAGGTCGTGCGGGTGAGAACGTTGGTGCACTTCTACGTGGTACTAAGCGTGACGAAGTAGAACGTGGTCAAGTACTAGCTAAGCCAGGTTCAATCACTCCACACACTAAGTTTGAATCAGAAGTATACGTACTGTCTAAAGATGAAGGTGGTCGTCACACTCCATTCTTCAAAGGCTACCGTCCACAGTTCTACTTCCGTACAACTGACGTAACTGGTGACATCACTCTACCAGACGGCGTAGAAATGGTAATGCCTGGTGACAACGTACAGATGACTGTTGAGCTAATCGCACCAATCGCAATGGACGAAGGTTTACGTTTCGCGATCCGTGAAGGTGGCCGTACAGTAGGTGCTGGTGTTGTTGCTAAGATCTTCGACTAA
- the coaA gene encoding type I pantothenate kinase — translation MSPFLSFDRANWAELRNSVPMTLSEDDLIALQGINENLTMEEAVEIYLPLSRLLNLYVQARQSRNSVLQQFLNTEEHAPPFVIGIAGSVAVGKSTTARILKALLSRWENHPKVSLVTTDGFLYPKKVLEEKGIMHRKGFPESYDIKRLVEFMSDVKAGKPNLEVPVYSHITYDITDELKKVDRPDVLIIEGLNVLQSGMDYPHDPHRVFVSDFLDFSIYVDAESDTIEQWYVERFLKFRRGAFAKPGSYFSHYTQLSADEAKSKAKEIWNSINGLNLEHNILPTRERAHLILHKGVNHLVDKVSLRK, via the coding sequence ATGAGTCCATTTTTGTCATTTGACCGTGCCAACTGGGCAGAACTGCGCAACTCTGTACCGATGACACTTTCCGAAGACGATTTGATCGCGCTTCAGGGCATAAATGAAAACCTTACCATGGAGGAAGCTGTAGAAATCTACCTGCCTTTGTCTCGCCTGCTGAATTTGTATGTACAAGCCCGCCAGAGCCGTAATTCGGTTTTGCAGCAGTTCCTCAATACCGAGGAACATGCCCCACCCTTTGTCATCGGCATCGCTGGTAGTGTTGCTGTAGGTAAGAGTACGACAGCCCGTATTCTGAAAGCGCTGCTTTCTCGTTGGGAAAATCACCCGAAGGTATCGTTAGTCACAACAGATGGCTTTTTATATCCGAAAAAAGTCTTGGAAGAAAAGGGTATTATGCATCGTAAAGGCTTTCCTGAGTCTTATGATATCAAACGCCTGGTCGAATTTATGTCTGATGTCAAAGCAGGTAAACCAAACCTTGAGGTTCCTGTCTACTCTCATATCACCTATGACATTACTGACGAACTGAAAAAGGTCGACAGGCCTGATGTACTGATCATTGAAGGGCTAAACGTATTACAGAGCGGTATGGACTACCCGCACGATCCCCATCGGGTGTTCGTTTCAGACTTCTTGGATTTTTCTATTTATGTCGATGCCGAATCCGACACGATTGAGCAGTGGTATGTGGAAAGGTTTTTAAAATTCAGACGGGGTGCTTTTGCAAAACCCGGCTCTTATTTCAGTCACTATACACAACTGTCGGCTGATGAAGCCAAAAGCAAAGCGAAAGAGATCTGGAATAGCATTAACGGGCTCAACTTGGAACATAACATCCTCCCTACACGGGAAAGAGCCCACTTGATTTTACATAAAGGGGTCAACCACCTTGTAGATAAGGTGTCCCTCAGAAAGTAA
- the birA gene encoding bifunctional biotin--[acetyl-CoA-carboxylase] ligase/biotin operon repressor BirA: MRKDHSTKLHILKTLSDGEFHSGEALGHDLGISRAAIAKHIKGLSDWGVDIYRIQGRGYQMAKPMPLLDEAKLTAGSVQKLELIPVIDSTNQYLLDRVSESEKGRICLAEYQANGRGRRGRQWVSPFGSNLYLSMYWRLEAGMAAAMGLSLVIGIAAVEALEAMGVEGVKLKWPNDLYYQDKKLAGILVEMSGQAGGAAHLVIGMGLNIGMPDVQPDIDQPWTTLNQACGDLSIDRTQLALTLIKHWNMALVDYELMGLAGFVDRWNRLDNFLGRPVKLVMGPREVHGVVKGIDQQGGVILETENGLETYIGGEISLRKGD, encoded by the coding sequence ATGAGAAAAGATCACTCCACCAAGCTTCATATTCTGAAAACACTAAGTGATGGCGAATTTCATTCCGGTGAAGCGTTAGGGCATGATCTTGGGATATCAAGAGCGGCAATTGCTAAGCACATTAAAGGCTTATCAGACTGGGGAGTAGATATTTACCGCATTCAGGGGCGTGGTTATCAAATGGCTAAGCCAATGCCGCTGTTGGATGAAGCGAAGCTAACGGCTGGCAGCGTACAAAAGCTGGAGTTAATCCCGGTGATTGATTCTACCAATCAGTATTTGTTAGACAGAGTTAGTGAGTCTGAGAAAGGCCGTATATGTTTAGCTGAGTATCAGGCTAACGGGAGGGGGCGTCGAGGTCGTCAGTGGGTATCACCATTCGGCTCTAACTTGTATCTATCCATGTACTGGCGCCTTGAAGCTGGTATGGCGGCAGCCATGGGGTTAAGCCTCGTTATTGGTATAGCAGCGGTTGAAGCGCTTGAAGCGATGGGTGTTGAAGGCGTTAAGCTTAAGTGGCCAAATGACCTGTACTATCAGGATAAAAAACTGGCCGGCATATTGGTAGAAATGTCCGGGCAGGCAGGCGGAGCCGCTCACTTAGTTATCGGTATGGGGTTAAATATTGGCATGCCGGATGTTCAACCTGACATTGATCAGCCCTGGACGACGCTTAATCAAGCCTGTGGCGATTTGAGTATAGACAGGACACAACTGGCACTGACCCTGATTAAGCACTGGAATATGGCTCTTGTGGATTATGAGTTGATGGGGTTAGCCGGATTTGTAGATCGCTGGAATCGTCTGGATAACTTTCTTGGGCGTCCGGTGAAGCTGGTAATGGGACCAAGAGAAGTTCATGGCGTAGTAAAAGGTATCGATCAGCAAGGTGGTGTGATCCTGGAAACAGAGAATGGCCTGGAGACTTACATTGGTGGCGAGATCTCATTAAGAAAAGGGGACTGA
- the murB gene encoding UDP-N-acetylmuramate dehydrogenase — translation MQIKTNASLKAYHTFGIEQTCSYLAVVESVEDVIQLFQDPTFKELPKLFLGKGSNVLFTEHYEGLVIINRLAGKVVKETEEHYLLHIEGGEDWPELVSWCVDKGYGGIENLALIPGCAGSAPIQNIGAYGVELKDICDYVDILDLNTFETRRMSAEECEFGYRDSIFKHALFGQCFICAVGLKLSKQWLPKNQYGPLQSIPEEQLSPASIFDRVCQIRREKLPDPAKVGNAGSFFKNPVISQDQYDRLLELHSDLVAYPAENGMKVAAGWLIDQCGLKGVAVNGAQVNPLQALVLTNVNNCSADDVLSLASLVKRTVWDKFEIELEHEVRFINKLGETCLSDIEAAQ, via the coding sequence ATGCAAATTAAAACAAACGCGAGCCTTAAGGCTTATCACACTTTTGGTATTGAACAGACGTGTTCCTATTTAGCTGTCGTCGAGTCAGTTGAGGATGTAATTCAGCTCTTTCAGGACCCGACTTTCAAAGAACTACCGAAGCTCTTTCTGGGTAAGGGGAGCAATGTTCTTTTTACGGAACACTATGAAGGCCTGGTGATAATTAACAGGTTGGCGGGAAAAGTTGTTAAAGAGACAGAAGAGCATTATTTACTGCATATCGAAGGTGGTGAAGATTGGCCCGAGTTGGTTTCCTGGTGTGTTGACAAGGGATATGGCGGAATAGAAAACCTTGCTCTTATCCCAGGTTGTGCAGGGTCTGCACCGATCCAGAATATTGGTGCCTATGGCGTCGAGCTCAAAGATATCTGCGATTATGTGGATATCTTGGATTTGAATACATTTGAGACCAGGCGGATGAGTGCTGAGGAGTGTGAGTTTGGTTATCGAGATTCGATCTTCAAGCATGCTTTGTTTGGCCAGTGCTTTATTTGCGCAGTTGGCCTCAAGCTCAGTAAGCAGTGGCTGCCGAAAAACCAATATGGTCCTTTACAGAGTATCCCTGAAGAACAGTTGAGCCCTGCGTCAATATTTGACCGTGTTTGTCAGATCCGCCGTGAGAAATTACCGGATCCTGCGAAAGTGGGTAATGCCGGAAGCTTTTTTAAAAACCCGGTGATCTCGCAAGATCAGTATGATCGACTTCTTGAACTTCATAGTGATTTGGTTGCGTACCCAGCCGAAAACGGAATGAAGGTGGCTGCCGGTTGGTTAATTGATCAATGTGGCCTTAAAGGGGTCGCTGTGAATGGTGCTCAGGTTAACCCGCTACAAGCGCTGGTTCTGACTAATGTAAATAACTGTAGTGCCGATGATGTGCTGTCTTTGGCTTCTCTCGTTAAACGGACCGTCTGGGATAAGTTTGAAATCGAGCTCGAACACGAAGTTCGCTTTATCAATAAATTGGGTGAAACGTGCCTTAGTGACATCGAGGCCGCACAATGA
- a CDS encoding GNAT family N-acetyltransferase: MLNPIKLPLIKRLYKAHYPAGRAKRDELIITATSEGSIVALLRMKTVDTSRLLTGMLVVPQYRGTGVGKALLAHCEQNVFSSGDYCFAFMHLESYYSQYGFKAIDSSALPSSLKMAYQRYVDSGKDLIPMQFIPS, encoded by the coding sequence GTGTTAAATCCGATCAAACTTCCCCTTATTAAAAGGTTATACAAAGCCCACTATCCGGCAGGTCGGGCTAAGAGAGATGAATTAATTATTACAGCAACCAGTGAAGGTTCTATCGTTGCTTTATTACGAATGAAAACCGTAGATACTTCTCGTCTGCTAACCGGGATGCTAGTCGTACCTCAATACCGGGGGACTGGTGTCGGGAAAGCGTTGCTGGCTCATTGCGAGCAGAATGTTTTCAGCTCTGGTGATTACTGTTTTGCATTTATGCATTTAGAGTCTTATTACTCACAGTATGGTTTTAAGGCAATCGATAGCTCTGCATTACCAAGTTCACTAAAAATGGCTTATCAACGCTATGTAGATAGCGGTAAAGATCTCATTCCAATGCAATTCATCCCATCATAG
- the pssA gene encoding CDP-diacylglycerol--serine O-phosphatidyltransferase gives MIVSRNPFEQLPSLAVNPKDFDVLYSAQEFRTRLLDAISKATSRIYLVALYLEDDEAGREILTALYEAKQRNPGLDINICVDWHRAQRGLIGAETSEGNSALYKAFAQQYQYSIPVYGIPVRGREVFGVLHLKGFIVDDTVIYSGASLNNVYLQYHGRYRFDRYHVIRHGSLADSMVDFIQSEMIAHPAVNDLAAQDKPETKEIKSAIRQLRSSLSQASYQFESEKETEDSVKVTPLVGLGKRRNILNQQIVKLLAAAQNEVFICTPYFNFPKAIHREVKRAMKRGVKVTIVVGDKIANDFYISPEEEFKTIGGLPYLYEVNLRRFAKANEANIAARKLSVHLWKHDNNSFHLKGIWVDKRYMLLTGNNLNPRAWSLDLENGLLIQDNYAKLTSKFEEEVSRILEHTHLICTYRQLEKVDDYPLSVQKLVRKITRLKADGVLKRIL, from the coding sequence ATGATAGTAAGTAGGAATCCATTCGAACAGTTGCCTAGTCTCGCAGTAAACCCTAAAGACTTTGACGTACTGTATTCTGCTCAAGAATTCAGAACTCGCCTTTTGGACGCGATCAGTAAGGCAACGTCACGAATTTACCTAGTCGCTCTGTATCTGGAAGATGACGAAGCTGGACGTGAAATACTCACAGCCCTGTATGAAGCCAAGCAGCGTAATCCCGGCTTAGACATCAATATCTGTGTAGACTGGCATCGTGCACAGCGTGGCTTAATTGGAGCAGAAACTTCAGAAGGCAACTCTGCTCTGTATAAAGCATTTGCCCAACAGTACCAATACTCTATCCCTGTCTATGGCATTCCTGTTCGTGGTCGGGAGGTCTTTGGCGTATTGCACTTAAAAGGTTTCATTGTCGATGACACCGTTATCTATAGTGGTGCAAGCCTGAACAATGTTTATCTACAATATCATGGTCGCTATCGTTTTGACCGTTATCACGTCATACGACATGGGTCTCTCGCGGACTCAATGGTGGACTTTATTCAGAGTGAAATGATCGCACATCCAGCGGTCAACGATCTTGCAGCTCAAGATAAACCAGAAACAAAAGAAATCAAATCAGCGATTCGTCAACTACGCTCTTCTTTATCTCAAGCGAGTTATCAGTTTGAATCTGAAAAAGAAACTGAAGACTCAGTAAAAGTCACACCACTGGTTGGCTTGGGCAAACGACGCAATATATTGAATCAACAGATAGTTAAGTTACTCGCAGCCGCTCAAAATGAAGTTTTCATTTGTACTCCGTACTTCAACTTCCCTAAAGCTATTCATCGCGAAGTGAAGCGAGCAATGAAGCGCGGAGTAAAAGTAACTATTGTGGTTGGCGACAAGATTGCCAATGATTTCTATATCTCTCCTGAAGAAGAATTTAAAACCATCGGTGGCTTACCTTATCTTTATGAGGTTAATCTTCGTCGCTTCGCCAAGGCGAATGAGGCTAATATAGCGGCACGAAAACTATCGGTTCACTTATGGAAGCACGATAACAACAGCTTCCACCTTAAAGGTATTTGGGTTGATAAACGATACATGTTACTAACTGGAAATAACCTGAATCCACGAGCATGGTCTCTTGATCTGGAGAATGGCTTATTAATCCAAGATAACTACGCCAAGCTTACCAGTAAGTTTGAGGAAGAAGTTTCTCGTATCCTGGAGCACACTCACCTCATCTGCACCTATAGGCAGCTAGAAAAAGTTGATGACTACCCGTTAAGTGTTCAAAAGCTAGTAAGAAAAATTACCCGCTTAAAAGCGGA